The nucleotide window TGACGTGAACGTACCGAGCAAGGCCTTTGGCGAGCTGGTCGAAAGCGTGCGCCATACCCCGTCGCTGGCGGCCGAACAGGTGCAGGCGCTGCTGGACGACAAGGCCGATGTGGTGGTGCTCGACGCCCGCCGCTTCGACGAATACCAGACCATGAGCATCCCGGGGGGCATCAGTGTGCCGGGTGCCGAACTGGTACTGCGGGTTGCCGAACTGGCGCCCAGCCCCGCCACGCAGGTCATCGTCAACTGCGCAGGGCGCACCCGCAGCATCATCGGCACCCAGTCGCTGGTCAACGCCGGCATCCCCAACCCCGTGGCTGCCCTGCGCAACGGCACCATCGGCTGGACCCTGGCCGGGCAAACGCTGGCACACGGCCAGGAGCGCCGCTTCGCCGAGGTGAGCGACAACACCCGCGCAAACGCCGCCCAACGCGCCCGCAATGTGGCCGACCGCGCCGGTGTGCTGCGCCTGGAGCGCGAAGCCCTGGCCGTTTGGCAGGCCGATACCCGGCGCACCACCTACCTGTTCGATGTGCGCACCCCCGAGGAATATGCCCACGGCCACCTGCCGGCCAGCCGCAGTGTACCGGGCGGGCAACTGGTGCAGGAAACCGACCACGTCGCCAGCGTGCGGGGGGCGCGAATCGTGCTGGTGGATGACGACGGCGTGCGGGCCAACATGAGCGCTTCCTGGCTGGCGCAAATGGGCTGGCAGGTCGCCGTGCTCGATGGCGTGTCGGCGCAAGATTTCAGCGAGACCGGTGATTGGCAGGCTCCCCAACCGCCACTGCCCGCAGTCACCGAAATCGGCGTCGAGCAGTTGGACGACTGGCTGCAAACGCCAGGCACCGTGGTGCTGGACTTCACCACCAGTGCCAACTACGTTAAACGCCATATTCCAGGCGCCCACTGGGCAATTCGCGCGCAGTTGCCGCAGGTGCTGGAACAGCTGCCAGTAGCCGAGCGCTATGTACTGACCTGCGGCAGCAGCCTGCTGGCACGCTTTGCGGCGGTAGACTTGCAGGCGCTTACGCAAACCCCGGTGTACGTACTGGACGGCGGCACGGCGCAGTGGATTGCGGCAGGCAAGCCGCTGGAAAGTGGCGAAAAGCACCTGGCGGTGGCGCGTACCGACCGTTATCGCCGGCCTTATGAAGGCACTGATAACCCGCGTGAGGCCATGCAGGGGTACCTGGACTGGGAGTTCGGGCTGATTGCCCAGCTGGAGCGGGATGGCACCCACGGGTTCAACGTATTGAGCTGAGATTGCCGGGGCGCGTTGCGCCCCTTTTCGCAACACATCACTGCGCCCTGCTTGTTCCGGGCAGCTTCTCTTCCCCCTCACCTTTTTAGCTGGGCCATTGCTGAATGTGCGCAATTGAAATAAATTGCGACTAATTCTCATTAGCGCGCAACAGCACCATGCCTGACTCCCTCCCCTCGACCGGACACAGCCTGGCCGGCCTGTACGCCAACCACCATGGCTGGCTGGTGAACTGGCTGCGCGGCCGGCTGCAGTGTTCGCAGCAGGCCGCCGACCTGGCCCAGGACACGTTCGTGCGTGTACTGCTGGCCGACCGCAGCCAGCCTTTGCTCAGTGAACTGCGCGAGCCGCGCCACTTTCTGGTGACCATGGCCAGGCGCGTGATGATCGACAGCTTCCGCCGCCGGGCACTGGAGCAGGCCTACCTGCAACTGTTGGCCGAACAGCCCGAACAGTATGCGATTTCCCCCGAGGAACGCTGGATGCTGGTCGAAACCCTGCAAGCACTGGATGCGATGCTTGAAGGCCTGGGCAAGAAGGTAAAGCAGGCGTTTCTGTTATCGCAGTTGCGTGGCCTGGGCTACAAGGACATCGCCGCCCAGATGGACGTATCGGTCAGTTCGGTCACCAAGTACATTGCCCGCGCCACCGAGCACTGCTTGCTGTTTGCCCTGGAACACGGCCAGTGAGCCCGCTGCCCCAACGACAGGCACTGAGTGCCGCCGCGCAGTGGTTTGCCCGGCTGGGCGAGGCCCCTGCAGACCCGGACCTGCAGCAACGCTGGCAGGCCTGGCATGCAGCCGACCCGCAGCACCAGTGGGCGTGGCAGCGGGTGGCCATGTTGCAGGCACAACTGAACCAGGCACAAGGCGCACTAGGCCATGACGTGCTGGAGCGTGTCGGCCAGCAGGGCCCGGCGCTGCAGCGGCGCATGCTGCTCAAGGGGCTGTTGCTGGGCTCGGCGCTCGGCGCCTTGGGCTGGCGCGGTTATCGGGATGCGCCGGCGTGGCTGGCCGATGTGCGCACTGCCATCGGCGAACAGCGCAGGTTGACGCTGAGTGACGGCAGCCGCCTTATCCTTAACACCGGCAGTGCGGTAGACATTGCCTTCAGCAACGACACCCGCCAGCTACGGCTGCGTGCCGGGGAGATCTTTGTCGAAACTGCCGCCGATCACCGCCCGTTCATGGTCAGTACTGGCGAAGGGTACATCAGGGCGCTGGGCACCCGGTTCAGCGTCAGACAACAGGACCACCAGACCCGCGTATGCGTTTACCAGCACGCCGTCGTCGTGAACCCGATCAACGCGGGTGGCGAGCAAACCCGCCTGGACAGTGGCCATGGCCTGTTGTTCGACAACACCCGCATCCTGCATCGCATGCCACTGGCCAGTACCGACGCGGCCTGGACCGAAGGCCAACTGGTGGTAGACGATTGGCGCCTGGATCACCTGCTCGAAGAATTACAGCGGTACCGCACTGGCTACCTGGGCTGCGACACGGCCGTCGGCCACTTGCGGGTTTCCGGCGCCTATTCGCTCACCGATCTTGACCTGACCCTGGCCACCGTTGCCCGCTCGCTGCCGGTAAAGCTGGTGCGCCATACCCGCTTCTGGACACGCGTGGAGCCATTGAGCGGCAATGCCTGAAAAAAATGCACAGGGCATTGTCGATTTGCCCTCGCCCATTCGCCTCCCTGGCAATAACACCGAAAACACTACGCCCAGGAAGCCCGCATGCGCCGCCTTATCTCACCACCCCGCCAAGCACTCACGTTTGCCTTGCTCGGCGCCTCGCTCGCCCTGCTCCCGCCGCTGCTGCCCGGTGCAGCCATGGCCCAGGCAGCCAACGCGCAGAAGACCTACACCATCAGCGGCGGCCCGCTGAGCACGGTGCTCGGCCGCTTCGCCAACGCAGCCGGGGTTGTGCTGTCGTTCGACAGCCAGCTCACTGCTGGCAAGCAAAGTGCCGGCCTGCAGGGCACCTACAGTGTCGAACAGGGCTTCGCCGCACTCCTGGCTGGCACCGGCCTGGGCGCTGCGCCCGCCGAGCAAGGCGCCTATGTGCTGTACCCGACCGAGTCCGGCAATGCTGTGCAACTGGGCGCGACCAGCGTGGTGGGCGATGGCCTGGCCGAAACCACCGAGAACACGGGGGCCTACACCACCGGGCGTACCCGTACCGCAACCAAACTGGGCCTGTCACTGCGCGAAACGCCGCAGTCGGTCAGCGTGGTCACTCGCCAGGTGATGAACGATCACCACCTGGCCTCGATCGACGATGTGGTGAAATTCACCCCGGGGCTGTCCAGCAACCATCGTGACAGCGAACGCTATACCTTCTATGCCCGCGGCTTCCAGATCCAGAACTTCCAGTACGACGGTATCCCGGCGCAAATCGCCAACGAGTCGCAACAATTCACCAGTACCTTGGCCGACATGGCGATCTATGACCGGGTCGAAGTGGTCCGAGGTGCCACCGGCCTGCTCAGTGGTGCAGGCACGCCGTCGGCCACGCTCAACCTGGTGCGCAAGCGGCCTACGGAGGATGCACAGGCGACGGTGGCTGGCGAAGTCGGTTCATGGGACCGCTACCGCACCGAAGCCGATGTCTCCGGGCCGCTCACCGAAGCCGGCAACATCCGCGGCCGCCTGGTCGGGGTGTACGAAACCGCCAACTCGTTCGTTGACTGGTACAAGACCGACAAGCGCGTGATGTACGGTGCCCTGGACATCGACCTGAGCGAAGACACCCTGCTGCGCCTGAGCCTGGACTACCAGAACAACAATGCCGATGGCGTCAGCTTCGGGCACATCCCTTTGTTCAACAGCGATGGCAGCGCAACAAACTTCTCGCGGTCGTTCAACCCCGCCGCGCGCTGGAGCTACCTGAACAATACCCAGTACAACTTCACCGGCCTGCTGGAGCACAAGCTGGCCAACGACTGGGTCGCCAAGGCCGCCTACAGCCACCAGTACGCGTACCGCTGTGGCGTCACCGGCTCCGCCAGCGCCGGTACGCCCGCCCCCCTTACCGGCAGCGGCGTATCGATGTATATCAACCGCCTCGACAGCTACCAGACACAGGACAATTTCGACCTGTACGCCACCGGCCCCTTCCAGCTGGGCGGCCGCGAACATGAGCTGGTGTTGGGCAGCAACCTGGCCTACACCCACCTCAACTACCCCACCTACGAACGCGGCTTCCCTGCGGTCGACAACATCTATGCATGGGATGGCGACCCCCATGGCAAACCGCACCTGGCCAAGACCGAAGAGAGCCTGTCACGCCTGAGCCAGTCCGGTGTCTACGCCGCCGTGCGCCTCAAGCCGTATGATCCGCTGTCGATTATTCTCGGCAGCCGGGTGAGCTGGTGGAACCAGAAGGACGACAGCAGCGATGATTTGACCGGCGAGGTCACTGGCCGCGACCGCACGAAGAAATCCGGCGTGGTCACGCCCTACGCCGGTGTGGTGCTGGACCTGAACGACACGTATTCGGTGTACGCCAGCTGGACGCAGATTTTCCTGCCCCAGACCTATTACAAGACCGCCAGCAATACCTCGCTGGACCCGCTCGAAGGCGACAACTACGAACTTGGCATCAAGGGCGAGTTCTACGACGGCGCTTTGAACGCCAGCGCCGCACTGTTCGAAGTCAAACAGAAGAACACGCCGCAACTGGTGGATGACAGTGGCCCCCAGGAAATCTACCGGGCCATTGCCGGCACTACCACCCGCGGCATCGAGACGGAAATTTCCGGCGAAGTACTGCCAGGCTGGAATGTATTTGGCGGCTACACCTACCGCGAGTCCCACGACAAGGAGGGCAACCGCGTCGAAACCAACCAGCCCATGAACCTGTTCAAGCTGGCCACAACTTATCGCCTGCCCGGTGACTGGAACAAGCTGACCGTGGGCGGCAACATGACTTGGCAAAGCGACATCTACGCGGTCAATTCAGATCTGGGCACCAAGGCGCACCAGCGTGACTATGGCGTGGTCGGGCTGCTGGCCAACTATGCCTTCGATGAACACCTGAGCGTAGGGCTGAACCTGAACAACCTGTTCGACAAGAAGTACTATGACGGCCTGGGCACGTTCAGCTCCGGCTCTTATGGTGAGCCACGCAACCTGGTGGCGAATGCCCGCTGGCGGTTCTGAGGGAATGCACGCGAACGGGGCTGCCAGGCAGCCCCATCATGCCCGCCATCGATGAATGATCCACACATATCATTCAGCGTGATATTAACCTTCGTCCCGTTCGATTCGTGCCTCACGCGCAACACACTCACACTCCGCCCACTACTAATACATTGGCGGAGTTCTCCATGGAACAATCTCTCAAACCCTTGCGCTTTCCCCTCGCTGCCTTGGCAGTGGTGGTGATCAGCGCTTGCGGTCGAACCCCAGACGCCGTGCAGGCTCCCGCCGCGCCGAAGGTCACTGTGGCCAAGGTGATCGAGCAACCGATCAACGAATGGGACGAATTCACCGGCCGCCTTGAAGCCCCGGAAACTGTTGAAGTTCGCCCGCGGGTAGCCGGCCAGATCGACCAGGTCGCCTTCACCGAAGGCGCCCAGGTGAAAAAAGGCGACCTGCTGTTCCAGATCGACCCACGCCCGTTCCAGGCTGAAGTCCGCCGCCTCGAAGCCCAACTGCAACAGGCCAAGGCCACCGCCATTCGCAGCGCCAACGAAGCGCGCCGTGGCGAACGCCTGCGCGACAGCAACGCCATCTCCGCCGAACTTGCAGAATCGCGTAGCAGCGCTGCCGCCGAAGCCCGCGCCGGGGTCGACGCGATCCAGGCACAGCTCGACCTGGCGCGCCTGAACCTCAGCTTCACCCGCGTCACCGCGCCCATCAGTGGCCGCGTCAGCCGTGCCCAGTTCACTGCCGGCAACATCGTCACGGCCGATGTCACCCCGCTGACCAGCGTGGTGTCCACCGACAAGGTCTACGCCTACTTCGACGCCGACGAGCGCGTGTACCTCAAGTACACCCAGCTGGCACGCGAAGGCCAGCGTGGCCAGAGCACCCCGGTGTACCTGGGCCTCACCAATGAAACCGGCAACCCGCACCAGGGCCAGATGAACTTCGTCGACAACCAGGTCAACCCGCGCACCGGCACCATCCGTGGTCGTGCGGTGTTTGACAACCGCGACGGCCAGTTCACCCCGGGCCTGTACGCACGCCTGAAGCTGGTCGGCAGCGCCCAGTACGACGCCATGCTGATCAACGACGAAGCCGTGGGCACCGACCTTGGCAAGAAGTTCGTGCTGGTCATGGACAAGGACAACAAGGCCACCTACCGCGCCGTGGAACTGGGGCCGAAGCTGGAAGGCCTGCGCATCGTGCGTAGCGGCCTGGCCAAGGATGACCGCATCGTGGTCAAGGGCCTGCAGCGCGTGCGCCCAGGCTCGCCGGTCACCCCGGAAGAAACCCCAATGGCCAGCGAACAGACCCTCGCCGCCCTCGCCCAGCAGCGCCAGGCACTGGAGGCCAGCAACCCGGCGCCGAAAGTGGCGGGCAACAACGTGAAAGTCGCCAGCGCCCAGGCGCCACGCGGTTAAGGGAACATACCGATGAACTTCTCGAAATTCTTCATTACCCGGCCGATTTTCGCCGCGGTGCTGTCGCTGGTGCTGCTGATTGCGGGGTCGATCTCGCTGTTCCAGCTGCCGATCAGCGAATATCCCGAAGTGGTGCCGCCCACCGTGGTGGTACGTGCCAACTTCCCCGGCGCCAACCCCAAGGTCATCGGCGAAACCGTCGCCGCGCCGCTGGAGCAGGCAATTACCGGTGTGGAAAACATGCTGTACATGTCTTCCCAGTCCACCGCTGACGGCAAGCTGACGCTGACCATCACGTTCGCCCTGGGCACCGACCTGGACAACGCCCAGGTGCAGGTGCAGAACCGCGTCACCCGTACCCAGCCCAAGCTGCCCGAGGAAGTGACGCGTATCGGTATCACCGTCGACAAGGCCTCGCCCGACCTGACCATGGTCGTGCACCTGACGTCGCCGGACAACCGCTACGACATGCTCTACCTGTCCAACTACGCCATCCTCAACATCAAGGACGAGCTGGCGCGTCTGGGCGGCGTAGGCGACGTGCAACTGTTCGGCATGGGCGACTACTCGCTGCGCGTGTGGCTCGATCCGAACAAGACCGCTTCGCGCAACCTCACCGCCAGTGATGTGGTAGCGGCAATCCGCGAGCAGAACCGCCAGGTGGCTGCCGGCCAGCTGGGCGCCCCGCCCGCCCCGGGCTCCACCAGCTTCCAGCTGTCGATCAACACCCAGGGCCGTCTGGTCAACGAGGAAGAGTTCGAAAACATCATCATCCGTGCCGGTGCCGATGGCGAAATCACCCGCCTGAAGGACATCGCCCGGGTCGAACTCGGCTCCAGCCAGTACGCCTTGCGCTCGCTGCTGAACAACCAGCCGGCGGTGGCCATCCCGATCTTCCAGCGCCCAGGCTCCAACGCCATCGAGATCTCCGACGAAGTGCGGGCGAAAATGGCCGAGCTGAAGAAGGACTTCCCTGAAGGGATGGACTACAGCATCGTCTATGACCCGACCATCTTCGTGCGCGGCTCCATCGAAGCAGTGGTGCACACCCTGTTCGAAGCCCTGGTGCTGGTCGTGCTGGTGGTCATCCTGTTCCTGCAGACCTGGCGTGCCTCGATCATCCCGCTGCTGGCCGTGCCGGTATCGTTGATCGGTACATTTGCAGTGATGCACCTGTTCGGTTTCTCGCTTAACGCCTTGTCGCTATTCGGCTTGGTGCTGGCCATCGGCATCGTGGTGGACGACGCCATCGTCGTGGTGGAGAACGTCGAACGTAACATCGGGCTGGGCCTGAAACCGCTGGAAGCCACGCAAAAGGCGATGAGCGAAGTGACCGGGCCGATCATTGCCACCGCCCTGGTGCTGTGCGCCGTGTTCGTACCGGCTGCGTTCATTTCCGGCCTTACCGGGCAGTTCTACAAGCAGTTCGCCCTGACCATCGCCATTTCCACCGTGATCTCGGCGTTCAACTCGCTGACCCTGTCGCCGGCCTTGGCTGCCGTGCTGCTGAAGGACCACCATGCGCCCAAGGACCGTTTCTCGCGGTTCCTCGACAAACTGCTGGGCAGCTGGCTGTTCTCGCCGTTCAACCGTTTCTTCGACCGCGCCAGCCACCGCTACGTGGGTGGCGTGCGCCGGGTCATCCGCTCCAGCGGCATCGCCCTGTTCGTCTATGCCGGCCTGATGGGCCTGACCTACCTCGGCTTCTCGTCCACGCCGACCGGTTTCGTGCCGGCCCAGGACAAGCAGTACCTGGTGGCCTTCGCCCAGCTGCCGGACGCCGCCAGCCTCGACCGCACCGAAGCGGTGATCAAGCGCATGAGCGAAATCGCCCTGAAGCAGCCTGGCGTGGCCGATTCGGTGGCCTTCCCTGGCCTGTCGATCAACGGTTTCACCAATAGCCCGAACAGCGGCATCGTGTTCACTCCGCTCAAGCCGTTCGATGAGCGCAAGGACCCGAGCCAGTCGGCGGCGGCCATCGCGGCTGCACTGAATGCCCAGTTCGCCGATATCCAGGACGCCTACATCGCCATCTTCCCGCCGCCGCCTGTACAGGGCCTGGGCACGATCGGCGGTTTCCGCCTGCAAATCGAAGACCGTGGCAACCTGGGTTACGAAGCGCTGTACAAGGAAACCCAGAACATCATCACCAAGAGCCACAACGTGCCGGAGCTGGCAGGCCTGTTCACCAGCTACCAGGTCAACGTGCCGCAGGTCGATGCCGCCATCGACCGGGAAAAGGCCAAGACCCACGGCGTGGCGATCACCGACATCTTCGACACCCTGCAGGTTTACCTGGGCTCGCTGTACACCAACGACTTCAACCGCTTTGGCCGCACCTACCAGGTCAACGTCCAGGCTGAGCAGCAGTTCCGCCTCGATGCCGAACAGATCGGCCAGTTGAAGGTGCGCAACAACCTCGGCGAGATGATCCCGCTGGCGACCTTCCTCAAGGTCAGCGACACCTCCGGGCCGGACCGCGTCATGCACTACAACGGTTTCATCACCGCAGAAATCAACGGTGCCGCAGCCCCGGGCTACAGCTCTGGCCAGGCCGAAGCTGCCATCGAGAAGCTGCTTAAAGAGGAACTGCCCAACGGCATGACCTTCGAGTGGACCGACCTGACCTACCAGCAGATCCTCTCGGGCAATACCGCACTGCTGGTCTTCCCGCTGTGCGTACTGCTGGCGTTCCTGGTGCTGGCTGCCCAGTACGAAAGCTGGAGCCTGCCGCTGGCGGTGATCCTGATTGTACCGATGACCCTGCTGTCGGCCATCACCGGTGTGATCGTGTCGGGTGGCGACAACAACATCTTCACCCAGATCGGCCTGATCGTACTGGTGGGCCTGGCGTGCAAGAACGCGATCCTGATCGTCGAGTTCGCCAAGGATGAACAGGCCAAGGGCCTGGATCCGCTGGCTGCGGTGCTGGAAGCCTGCCGCCTGCGCCTGCGGCCGATCCTGATGACTTCGATTGCCTTCATCATGGGTGTGGTTCCGCTGGTGTTCAGCTCGGGTGCAGGTTCGGAAATGCGCCATGCCATGGGTGTGGCGGTGTTCTCGGGGATGATCGGCGTGACCGTCTTCGGCCTGTTCCTGACCCCGGTGTTCTTCTTCCTGATTCGCCGTTTCGTCGAGCGTCGCCAGGCCCGCAAGGCCGAGCGCGTTCAAGTGCTGGAGAACCATGCATGAACCTGCTCAAACCCCTGACCCCAAGCCTGCTGGCACTGGCCCTGGCAGCCTGTGCGGTAGGCCCGGACTACCAGGCCCCGGCAACCGAACCTGCACAAATGAGCAGCGATGTGCAGGCCAAGGCCTACGACCGTAGCCGCTTCGAAAGCCTGTGGTGGAAGCAGTTCGACGACCCGGTGCTGAACCAGCTGGTGCAGGCTTCGCTGGACGGCAACCGTGACTTGCGCGTGGCCTTCGCCCGCCTGAAATCCGCCCGTTCGATCCGCGAAGACGCCGAGAACGACCAGTTCCCGGTGGTCACCAGCCGCGCCAGCAGCGACATCGGCAAGGGCCAGATCCCCGGCCAGACCACGCAGCGGGTGAACAGCGA belongs to Pseudomonas putida NBRC 14164 and includes:
- a CDS encoding TonB-dependent siderophore receptor, with protein sequence MRRLISPPRQALTFALLGASLALLPPLLPGAAMAQAANAQKTYTISGGPLSTVLGRFANAAGVVLSFDSQLTAGKQSAGLQGTYSVEQGFAALLAGTGLGAAPAEQGAYVLYPTESGNAVQLGATSVVGDGLAETTENTGAYTTGRTRTATKLGLSLRETPQSVSVVTRQVMNDHHLASIDDVVKFTPGLSSNHRDSERYTFYARGFQIQNFQYDGIPAQIANESQQFTSTLADMAIYDRVEVVRGATGLLSGAGTPSATLNLVRKRPTEDAQATVAGEVGSWDRYRTEADVSGPLTEAGNIRGRLVGVYETANSFVDWYKTDKRVMYGALDIDLSEDTLLRLSLDYQNNNADGVSFGHIPLFNSDGSATNFSRSFNPAARWSYLNNTQYNFTGLLEHKLANDWVAKAAYSHQYAYRCGVTGSASAGTPAPLTGSGVSMYINRLDSYQTQDNFDLYATGPFQLGGREHELVLGSNLAYTHLNYPTYERGFPAVDNIYAWDGDPHGKPHLAKTEESLSRLSQSGVYAAVRLKPYDPLSIILGSRVSWWNQKDDSSDDLTGEVTGRDRTKKSGVVTPYAGVVLDLNDTYSVYASWTQIFLPQTYYKTASNTSLDPLEGDNYELGIKGEFYDGALNASAALFEVKQKNTPQLVDDSGPQEIYRAIAGTTTRGIETEISGEVLPGWNVFGGYTYRESHDKEGNRVETNQPMNLFKLATTYRLPGDWNKLTVGGNMTWQSDIYAVNSDLGTKAHQRDYGVVGLLANYAFDEHLSVGLNLNNLFDKKYYDGLGTFSSGSYGEPRNLVANARWRF
- a CDS encoding sigma-70 family RNA polymerase sigma factor; the protein is MPDSLPSTGHSLAGLYANHHGWLVNWLRGRLQCSQQAADLAQDTFVRVLLADRSQPLLSELREPRHFLVTMARRVMIDSFRRRALEQAYLQLLAEQPEQYAISPEERWMLVETLQALDAMLEGLGKKVKQAFLLSQLRGLGYKDIAAQMDVSVSSVTKYIARATEHCLLFALEHGQ
- the mexE gene encoding multidrug efflux RND transporter periplasmic adaptor subunit MexE, with the translated sequence MEQSLKPLRFPLAALAVVVISACGRTPDAVQAPAAPKVTVAKVIEQPINEWDEFTGRLEAPETVEVRPRVAGQIDQVAFTEGAQVKKGDLLFQIDPRPFQAEVRRLEAQLQQAKATAIRSANEARRGERLRDSNAISAELAESRSSAAAEARAGVDAIQAQLDLARLNLSFTRVTAPISGRVSRAQFTAGNIVTADVTPLTSVVSTDKVYAYFDADERVYLKYTQLAREGQRGQSTPVYLGLTNETGNPHQGQMNFVDNQVNPRTGTIRGRAVFDNRDGQFTPGLYARLKLVGSAQYDAMLINDEAVGTDLGKKFVLVMDKDNKATYRAVELGPKLEGLRIVRSGLAKDDRIVVKGLQRVRPGSPVTPEETPMASEQTLAALAQQRQALEASNPAPKVAGNNVKVASAQAPRG
- a CDS encoding efflux RND transporter permease subunit, coding for MNFSKFFITRPIFAAVLSLVLLIAGSISLFQLPISEYPEVVPPTVVVRANFPGANPKVIGETVAAPLEQAITGVENMLYMSSQSTADGKLTLTITFALGTDLDNAQVQVQNRVTRTQPKLPEEVTRIGITVDKASPDLTMVVHLTSPDNRYDMLYLSNYAILNIKDELARLGGVGDVQLFGMGDYSLRVWLDPNKTASRNLTASDVVAAIREQNRQVAAGQLGAPPAPGSTSFQLSINTQGRLVNEEEFENIIIRAGADGEITRLKDIARVELGSSQYALRSLLNNQPAVAIPIFQRPGSNAIEISDEVRAKMAELKKDFPEGMDYSIVYDPTIFVRGSIEAVVHTLFEALVLVVLVVILFLQTWRASIIPLLAVPVSLIGTFAVMHLFGFSLNALSLFGLVLAIGIVVDDAIVVVENVERNIGLGLKPLEATQKAMSEVTGPIIATALVLCAVFVPAAFISGLTGQFYKQFALTIAISTVISAFNSLTLSPALAAVLLKDHHAPKDRFSRFLDKLLGSWLFSPFNRFFDRASHRYVGGVRRVIRSSGIALFVYAGLMGLTYLGFSSTPTGFVPAQDKQYLVAFAQLPDAASLDRTEAVIKRMSEIALKQPGVADSVAFPGLSINGFTNSPNSGIVFTPLKPFDERKDPSQSAAAIAAALNAQFADIQDAYIAIFPPPPVQGLGTIGGFRLQIEDRGNLGYEALYKETQNIITKSHNVPELAGLFTSYQVNVPQVDAAIDREKAKTHGVAITDIFDTLQVYLGSLYTNDFNRFGRTYQVNVQAEQQFRLDAEQIGQLKVRNNLGEMIPLATFLKVSDTSGPDRVMHYNGFITAEINGAAAPGYSSGQAEAAIEKLLKEELPNGMTFEWTDLTYQQILSGNTALLVFPLCVLLAFLVLAAQYESWSLPLAVILIVPMTLLSAITGVIVSGGDNNIFTQIGLIVLVGLACKNAILIVEFAKDEQAKGLDPLAAVLEACRLRLRPILMTSIAFIMGVVPLVFSSGAGSEMRHAMGVAVFSGMIGVTVFGLFLTPVFFFLIRRFVERRQARKAERVQVLENHA
- a CDS encoding FecR domain-containing protein, whose translation is MSPLPQRQALSAAAQWFARLGEAPADPDLQQRWQAWHAADPQHQWAWQRVAMLQAQLNQAQGALGHDVLERVGQQGPALQRRMLLKGLLLGSALGALGWRGYRDAPAWLADVRTAIGEQRRLTLSDGSRLILNTGSAVDIAFSNDTRQLRLRAGEIFVETAADHRPFMVSTGEGYIRALGTRFSVRQQDHQTRVCVYQHAVVVNPINAGGEQTRLDSGHGLLFDNTRILHRMPLASTDAAWTEGQLVVDDWRLDHLLEELQRYRTGYLGCDTAVGHLRVSGAYSLTDLDLTLATVARSLPVKLVRHTRFWTRVEPLSGNA
- a CDS encoding rhodanese-related sulfurtransferase — encoded protein: MSTVAPRSYQDIRQALLAHEELALIDVREEDPFAQEHPLFTANIPLSKLELEIFARVPRRDTRITVYDDGEGLAHQAAERLVALGYSDVALLEGGLAGWRAAGGELFRDVNVPSKAFGELVESVRHTPSLAAEQVQALLDDKADVVVLDARRFDEYQTMSIPGGISVPGAELVLRVAELAPSPATQVIVNCAGRTRSIIGTQSLVNAGIPNPVAALRNGTIGWTLAGQTLAHGQERRFAEVSDNTRANAAQRARNVADRAGVLRLEREALAVWQADTRRTTYLFDVRTPEEYAHGHLPASRSVPGGQLVQETDHVASVRGARIVLVDDDGVRANMSASWLAQMGWQVAVLDGVSAQDFSETGDWQAPQPPLPAVTEIGVEQLDDWLQTPGTVVLDFTTSANYVKRHIPGAHWAIRAQLPQVLEQLPVAERYVLTCGSSLLARFAAVDLQALTQTPVYVLDGGTAQWIAAGKPLESGEKHLAVARTDRYRRPYEGTDNPREAMQGYLDWEFGLIAQLERDGTHGFNVLS